In Malassezia japonica chromosome 2, complete sequence, one DNA window encodes the following:
- a CDS encoding uncharacterized protein (EggNog:ENOG503P5EV; COG:S; TransMembrane:3 (n13-23c27/28o51-71i181-202o271-291i)), with translation MLVASRLPILANFSTWLPTLVALPVTSAPLPMRRAMLYRYSAQAVFPRTYPPSPVLTTLLLPWLRVLYIAVKRQVYRYVLSSPPRRTRNRPAQDEGRREPQPPPTRMVIVGNDTEGAMLVDGVPDRTEEDTYETLDDGSLVHQGGWEAEQGLPLDELEYRVFDETELPGTIYVTYYSLSKLLVQSLGFPFIASFMGGILGAASKYSNTLRSILGIAPGISPQPGCESWISLLWPKDREGEMPMVVPGSEPLWVDDMGAVYDDLDPVWYRNAMGGALYLVVKDSLVLLYRYLNKKQRGQQRIKDFPFSEGVAKELLASRP, from the coding sequence ATGCTTGTGGCAAGTCGCCTCCCTATCCTGGCGAACTTTTCCACCTGGTTGCCCACGTTGGTGGCCCTGCCTGTAACGTCTGCCCCgctgccgatgcgccgtgCCATGCTTTACCGATACTCGGCACAGGCTGTGTTCCCTCGTACATACCCACCCAGCCCTGTGCTGACTACCCTTCTGCTTCCGTGGCTGCGTGTGCTATACATTGCCGTCAAGCGCCAAGTCTATCGGTATGTGCTGTCTTCCCCTCCCCGTCGCACGCGCAACCGCCCTGCACAGGACGAGGGCCGCCGGGAGCCCCAGCCCCCCCCTACGCGCATGGTTATCGTTGGTAATGATACCGAAGGTGCAATGTTGGTGGACGGTGTACCCGACCGTACCGAAGAAGACACCTATGAGACATTGGACGATGGCTCGCTGGTCCATCAGGGTGGCTGGGAAGCTGAGCAGGGTTTGCCActtgacgagctcgagtaCCGCGTATTCGACGAGACGGAACTGCCCGGTACTATCTATGTGACCTACTACAGTCTCTCCAAACTGCTTGTTCAATCTCTTGGCTTCCCCTTCATTGCCAGTTTCATGGGCGGCATACTTGGTGCTGCCTCCAAGTACAGCAACACTTTGCGTTCGATTCTGGGCATTGCACCCGGCATCTCTCCCCAACCTGGCTGTGAGAGCTGGATCAGTCTTCTCTGGCCGAAAGACCGCGAAGGGGAGATGCCCATGGTGGTGCCTGGCTCGGAGCCATTGTGGGTCGACGATATGGGTGCGGTGTATGATGATCTGGACCCTGTTTGGTACCGGAACGCAATGGGAGGCGCCTTGTACCTTGTTGTCAAAGACAGCTTGGTCCTTCTCTACCGCTATCTGAACAAGAAGCAGCGTGGTCAGCAACGCATCAAAGATTTCCCCTTTAGCGAAGGGGTTGCcaaggagctgctcgcgtCACGTCCATAA
- the NEO1 gene encoding P-type phospholipid transporter (COG:P; EggNog:ENOG503NU8S; TransMembrane:10 (i105-123o129-148i401-419o425-446i923-946o952-971i1001-1021o1027-1048i1055-1074o1089-1107i); BUSCO:EOG09260AZM), translating to MLSGPPSFRARSPKGALRIEDEEQDAFLGDHDADSYEQAKRASVPWRPWAWLSRWRTPRAATSNRSVPFDEGESGRGRYPPNIVCNQKYNMVTFLPLVLYEQFKFFFNLYFLLVALSQFIPALKIGFLATYIAPLSFVLCVTIGKEAFDDYERHKRDVESNSMPYTVLMDSLARSPVRTQHETHITGRTLVAQVPSSKLRVGDLVLLHKNQRVPADMVLLKTYAADASDETANEPTQFLIDDPHGDDVRTEGVEESDEGGTCFIRTDQLDGETDWKLRIAVPNTQSMSEDELTHLGGRAVVVAGPPSKDLHSFVGTLTIHPAEDTPLGGDWPGADVQLAQQPQVAPLTTDNVLWANTVLAAGRAIGFVVYTGRETRSVMNTSHPQTKVGLLDLEINRLSKILCIVTLSLSITLVALNGFRGKWWVYIFRFLILFSSIIPISLRVNLDMGKTVYARQIQGDKDIPDTIVRTSTLPEELGRVEYLLSDKTGTLTQNEMEVKRLHMGTMSYGWDSMDEIRTQLAVALGQHEAPPKARGGRAWRDMSARVYDVVIALALCHNVTPVVDEDGSVTYQASSPDEVAIVNWTESVGLKLVARDQHSIQLLSPDHGTLAFDILEIFPFTSERKRMGIVVRDRNSGEVTFYLKGADVVMSRIVTQNDWLEEECGNMAREGLRTLVVARLRLSKESWRLFERAFGQARVRVDHRDEAMAAVVAEHLEQNMELLGLTGVEDKLQEGVKTTLELLRNANIKIWMLTGDKIETATCIAISTKLVARNQYIHQVSKVSTMAAARDTLVFLQSKLDCCLVIDGDSLQFFFDHFKTEFIELATQLSVVVACRCSPTQKADVTRLIREYTKRRVCCIGDGGNDVSMIQAANIGIGIVGKEGRQASLAADFSVTQFSYLSKLLLWHGRNSYQRSAKLAQFVIHRGLIISIIQAVFSSIFFFAPIALYQGWLMVGYATVYTMAPVFSLVLDRDVSEHTAMLYPELYKDLTKGRSLSGKTFTTWLMISVYQGGAIMIASLMLFENEFLNIVGISFTALVLNELIMVALEITTWHVYMVLSEIVTLVLYCFSMVLLPEYFDLDFVLTYNFVWRTAIIVLVSSFPLYLIKAVRARLAPPSYSKLAMV from the coding sequence ATGCTGTCCGGGCCGCCGAGCTTccgggcgcgctcgccgaaaggcgcgctgcgtatcgaagacgaggagcaggatGCATTTCTTGGCGATCACGACGCGGACTCGTACGAGcaggcgaagcgcgcgagTGTGCCGTGGCGCCCGTGGGCGTGGCTGAGCCGCTGGCGgacgccgcgtgcggcgacgagcaACCGCAGCGTACCTTTTGACGAAGGCGAGAgcgggcgcggccgctATCCGCCGAACATTGTGTGCAACCAAAAGTACAATATGGTGACCTTTCTGCCGCTTGTGCTGTATGAGCAGTTCAAGTTCTTCTTCAATCTCTACTTTTTGCTCGTGGCGCTCTCCCAGTTTATTCCCGCGCTCAAGATTGGGTTCCTGGCGACGTACATTGCGCCGCTCTCTTTCGTGCTGTGCGTGACGATCGGCAAGGAGGCGTTCGACGACTATGAGCGCCACaagcgcgacgtcgagtCAAACAGCATGCCCTATACCGTGTTGATGGACTCGctggcgcgctcgccggtgcgcacgcagcacgagACGCACATTACtgggcgcacgctcgtcgcacaggtgccgtcgagcaagctgcgcgtcggcgacttGGTTCTGTTGCACAAGAaccagcgcgtgccggccgaTATGGTGCTGCTCAAGACGTACGCCGCGGACGCTTCGGACGAAACGGCCAACGAGCCGACGCAGTTCCTCATCGACGATCCCCacggcgacgacgtgcgcaccgagggCGTCGAAGAGTCCGACGAAGGCGGAACGTGCTTCATTCGCACGGAtcagctcgacggcgagacAGACTGGAagctgcgcatcgccgtgcCCAACACGCAGAGCATGTCCGAAGACGAGCTTacgcacctcggcggccgtgccgtgGTCGTCGCGGGGCCCCCGTCCAAGGACCTGCACTCGttcgtcggcacgctcacCATCCACCCGGCGGAGGACACGCCGCTGGGAGGCGACTGGCCGGGCGCGGATGtacagctcgcgcagcagccgcaggtcgcgccgctcaccACAGACAATGTCCTGTGGGCCAACACAGTGCTggcggccggccgcgcgaTCGGATTCGTGGTGTATACCGGCCGCGAGACACGCTCGGTGATGAACACGAGCCATCCCCAGACCAAGGttggcctgctcgacctcgagaTCAACCGCCTGTCCAAGATTCTGTGTATCGTGACGCTCTCGCTCTCGATCACGCTCGTGGCGCTGAACGGCTTCCGCGGCAAGTGGTGGGTATACATCTTCCGCTTCCTTATCCTCTTTTCGTCGATTATTCCCATCTCGCTGCGTGTCAATCTCGACATGGGCAAGACGGTGTACGCGCGCCAGATCCAGGGGGACAAGGACATTCCAGACACGatcgtgcgcacgagcacgcTGCCGGAAGAGCTGGGGCGTGTCGAGTACCTGCTCAGCGACAAGACGGGCACGCTCACGCAGAACGAGATGGAGGTCAAGCGCCTGCACATGGGCACGATGAGCTACGGATGGGATAGTATGGACGAGATCCGCACACAGCTCGCTGTCGCTCTCGGCCAGCACGAAgcgccgcccaaggcgcgcggcggccgcgcgtggcgcgatATGAGCGCGCGGGTCTACGACGTGGTGATTGCACTCGCACTCTGCCACAATGTAACGCCGGTCGTTGACGAGGATGGGAGTGTGACCTACCAGGCGAGCAGCCCGGATGAGGTGGCGATCGTCAACTGGACCGAGTCGGTGGGCCTcaagctcgtcgcccgcgacCAGCACTCGATCCAGCTCCTCTCGCCAGACCACGGCACGCTTGCATTTGATATCCTGGAAATCTTTCCGTTCACGtccgagcgcaagcgcatggGCATTgtcgtgcgcgaccgcAACTCGGGCGAAGTGACGTTTTACCTCAAGGGTGCCGACGTCGTAATGAGCCGCATCGTCACACAGAATGACTGGCTCGAAGAGGAGTGCGGCAACATGGCACGCGAGGGTCTGCGCACCCTCGTcgtggcgcgcctgcgcctaAGCAAGGAGAGCTGGCGTCTGTTTGAGCGTGCGTTCGGCCAGGCGCGCGTCCGTGTCGAccaccgcgacgaggcgatggcTGCCGTCGtggccgagcacctcgagcagaaCATGGAGCTACTGGGATTGACGGGTGTCGAAGACAAGCTCCAGGAGGGCGTCAAGACCAcactcgagctcctgcgcaatGCCAATATCAAGATTTGGATGCTTACAGGTGACAAGATCGAGACGGCGACCTGCATTGCAATTTCGACCAAGCTCGTGGCTCGCAACCAGTACATCCACCAGGTCTCCAAGGTGTCGACgatggcggcggcgcgcgataCCCTGGTCTTTTTGCAATCCAAGCTGGACTGCTGCTTGGTGATCGATGGCGACTCGCTCCAGTTTTTCTTTGATCACTTCAAGACGGAGTTTATCGAGCTTGCGACGCAGCTCTCGGTGGTCGTCGCctgccgctgctcgccgacgcaaAAGGCAGACGTCACTCGGCTCATCCGCGAATATaccaagcgccgcgtgtGCTGCATCGGCGACGGTGGCAACGACGTGTCAATGATCCAGGCCGCAAATATCGGCATCGGTATCGTGGGCAAGGAAGGTCGCcaggcgtcgctcgcggccgatTTCTCCGTGACCCAGTTTAGCTACTTGAGCAAGCTGCTCCTGTGGCACGGCCGCAACTCGTaccagcgcagcgccaagCTCGCACAGTTTGTCATCCACCGTGGCTTGATCATCTCCATCATCCAGGCCGTTTTCTCGTCCATCTTCTTCTTTGCACCGATCGCATTGTACCAGGGCTGGCTAATGGTTGGCTATGCCACCGTGTATACCATGGCACCCGTCTTCTCTTTGGTGCTGGATCGCGACGTGAGCGAGCACACAGCCATGCTTTACCCGGAGCTGTACAAGGACCTAACCAAGGGCCGCAGCTTGAGTGGCAAGACTTTTACAACGTGGCTCATGATCAGTGTGTACCAGGGCGGTGCCATCATGATTGCCAGTCTGATGCTCTTTGAGAACGAGTTCCTGAACATTGTCGGCATCTCCTtcacggcgctcgtcttGAACGAGCTGATCATGGTCGCCTTGGAAATCACGACGTGGCACGTGTACATGGTCTTGTCCGAGATCGTGACGCTCGTTCTTTACTGCTTCAGCATGGTCCTTCTGCCAGAGTACTTTGACTTGGACTTTGTCCTGACCTACAACTTTGTGTGGAGAACCGCGATCATTGTGCTGGTCAGCAGCTTCCCGCTCTACCTGATCAAGGCTGTGCGCGCACGACTCGCACCCCCGAGCTATAGTAAACTGGCAATGGTGTAA